GACAAAGAGAATCTCCCAAAGAAAAAAGGCGGGAAGACCTGCCCGTAAGCAAAAAGGATCGAGAAATTTCTGCAGGGCGCGGCGATCGAGCACCAGTTTGATCACAAGCGGCAACGCATAAAGCGGCGATACAAACACAAACAAGGCGGAAGTCCAGAGTATCAGATTCACTGCGTGAAAAGCGGCATAGACAAGCTTGGCGCGCAAAGGAAAAGCCGTACCTGCCGACAAATGTCGTGTTTTTTGGTGCAAAAAAGCTTTCAGATTCGGCGGCCCGACCGCGGGAACAACGGCCTGCCGACAAAATGCGTAACGAACTTTGCCGTGCGGCAGTCCGCTGATGCGCTGCAGCATGAAATCATCATCTCCGGATAGCGTGTTCGGCAGGCGGGCAAAACCGCCGACCGCCGTATAAGCTGATCGCCGATAAGCCAGATTTCTACCGGTACAGGTCACTCCGCGTCCCCTTTTGATACCCCCGGCAGCGGCAAAGGCCGCCGCAGCCGCGTCCAAGAGCAAAAGCTGATTCCATAACGGCGATGCGGCTGTTTGAGGGGAAAAGCCAGCCGTCAATAAAGTCTTTTCTTCAAAAAATGACACCATCGTCTGAGCCCAATCAGGCGCCGGCGCGCAGTCAATGTCTGTAAAAAGCAGGATCTCTCCATGCGAATTTTCGACGCCTACTGCCAAGGCCGCCCTCTTGGAACTCTGAAAAGGAGAGTTCGTTAAAGACTGTAAAACTCGAATCGGAAGCCGTCGCGCCGCTCGTCTAAGAAAAACATCCGTGCCGTCGGTGGAATGATCATCCACCAGAATGATTTCGAGACGTTCAGGCGGGTAGGTCTGCCGCAGCAGGTGTTTGAGACATGTTCGCAGATGTCGTCTGCCGTTTCGTACGGCAACGATGATGGAAATCATCGGCGGATCGTTTGGGCGCAAAGACTTTGGCTGCTCAAAAGCAGGATAAAGTTTAAAGATTATCAAACAATAGACCAGAGTGACAAACGTCAGTAAATATAAAGAATAAATGACCATAAATGA
The DNA window shown above is from candidate division KSB1 bacterium and carries:
- a CDS encoding glycosyltransferase, whose protein sequence is MISIIVAVRNGRRHLRTCLKHLLRQTYPPERLEIILVDDHSTDGTDVFLRRAARRLPIRVLQSLTNSPFQSSKRAALAVGVENSHGEILLFTDIDCAPAPDWAQTMVSFFEEKTLLTAGFSPQTAASPLWNQLLLLDAAAAAFAAAGGIKRGRGVTCTGRNLAYRRSAYTAVGGFARLPNTLSGDDDFMLQRISGLPHGKVRYAFCRQAVVPAVGPPNLKAFLHQKTRHLSAGTAFPLRAKLVYAAFHAVNLILWTSALFVFVSPLYALPLVIKLVLDRRALQKFLDPFCLRAGLPAFFLWEILFVIYHLYCGVLARRQKLRW